From Triticum urartu cultivar G1812 chromosome 2, Tu2.1, whole genome shotgun sequence, a single genomic window includes:
- the LOC125534171 gene encoding pathogenesis-related protein 1-like: MASTNSWTHEIESSVAAPRLFRAGVMDWHTLAPKLAPHIVASAHPVNGEGSIGSVRQFNFTSAMPFSVMKERLEFLDEEKCECKSTLIEGGGIGSAIETATSHIKVEPAANGGSVVKVDSTYKLLPGVEVNDEITKARESVTAIFKAAEAYLIANPDAYN; encoded by the exons ATGGCCTCCACCAACAGCTGGACCCACGAGATTGAGTCCTCAGTCGCGGCACCGCGCCTGTTCCGTGCCGGCGTCATGGACTGGCACACTCTGGCACCCAAGCTCGCGCCCCACATCGTCGCCAGCGCCCATCCCGTCAACGGCGAAGGCAGCATCGGCAGCGTCAGGCAGTTCAACTTTACCTCAG cCATGCCCTTTAGCGTCATGAAGGAGAGGCTAGAGTTCCTGGACGAGGAGAAGTGTGAGTGCAAGTCAACCCTCATCGAGGGCGGCGGCATCGGCTCGGCCATCGAGACCGCAACGTCGCACATCAAGGTGGAGCCGGCGGCCAACGGCGGGAGCGTCGTGAAGGTGGACTCGACGTACAAGCTGCTGCCAGGCGTGGAGGTGAATGACGAAATCACCAAGGCCAGGGAATCCGTCACCGCCATCTTCAAGGCCGCCGAGGCCTACCTCATCGCCAACCCCGACGCCTACAACTGA